A single Schistocerca piceifrons isolate TAMUIC-IGC-003096 chromosome 6, iqSchPice1.1, whole genome shotgun sequence DNA region contains:
- the LOC124803014 gene encoding uncharacterized protein LOC124803014 — protein sequence MGKRTYLTHAALILGLAVLVPQCVCKPQGWSLPKLPQLQTPVIAPGQLPFDCAELTADPSIPKFLIQELCSQPPAETAADAAAEANHQAETVETKVQEEAAESKDQAEAAETKDQGEATETKDQEEAAETKDQEEAAEIKNQEEAAETNDRDGAVEAKDQEEAENAAKEVEAAEEPSARRLSSDGAKQPVEVIVPFFRVVIQKLISPDAKVPTREFWAKAYQEAGSPKLARHPTFFEIAAGVQQAVESFRSENSWPKVVRLIKDLTSDKQWKRLEAVLAAAHGRDPANLWKALGAAKALKVALKSSIKEPQCRVEGPNPDPEDCREFFVCFRLQGRWKSKDAKCPKYTEFSPSQLRCVWAPFSDCVEQSDSDSDEDSDSEESSREVIERILKHGPGAFHVQ from the coding sequence GGGTTGGCTGTGCTCGTTCCACAGTGTGTCTGCAAACCACAGGGCTGGAGCCTGCCGAAACTACCGCAGCTGCAGACACCTGTCATCGCTCCAGGGCAGCTACCATTCGACTGTGCGGAGCTGACTGCCGACCCCAGCATACCGAAGTTTCTCATCCAGGAACTCTGCAGCCAACCACCGGCCGAAACCGCGGCAGACGCTGCTGCTGAGGCCAACCATCAGGCTGAAACTGTCGAGACCAAAGTCCAGGAAGAAGCTGCTGAAAGCAAAGATCAGGCAGAAGCTGCTGAGACCAAAGACCAGGGAGAAGCCACTGAGACCAAAGATCAGGAAGAAGCCGCTGAGACCAAAGATCAGGAAGAAGCCGCTGAGATCAAAAATCAGGAAGAAGCCGCTGAGACCAACGATCGGGATGGAGCTGTTGAGGCCAAAGATCAGGAAGAAGCAGAGAATGCTGCCAAGGAAGTAGAGGCTGCAGAGGAGCCATCGGCGAGGCGCTTGAGCAGCGATGGTGCCAAGCAACCGGTCGAGGTGATCGTGCCTTTCTTCCGCGTGGTCATCCAGAAACTCATCAGCCCAGACGCCAAGGTGCCGACCAGGGAATTCTGGGCAAAGGCCTACCAGGAGGCAGGCTCTCCCAAGCTGGCCCGACACCCGACCTTCTTTGAGATAGCGGCAGGCGTCCAGCAAGCTGTGGAGTCCTTCCGTAGCGAAAACTCTTGGCCGAAAGTGGTGCGCCTGATCAAGGATTTGACTTCAGACAAGCAGTGGAAGCGGCTAGAAGCCGTGCTGGCCGCAGCTCACGGGCGAGACCCTGCGAACCTCTGGAAAGCCCTGGGCGCTGCCAAGGCCTTGAAGGTGGCGCTCAAGTCTTCAATAAAGGAGCCACAGTGCAGAGTGGAGGGCCCCAACCCTGACCCGGAAGACTGTCGCGAGTTCTTCGTTTGCTTCCGCCTGCAGGGTCGCTGGAAGTCCAAAGACGCCAAGTGCCCCAAGTACACAGAGTTCAGCCCCAGCCAGCTCAGATGCGTCTGGGCGCCCTTCTCTGACTGCGTCGAGCAATCTGACTCTGACTCTGACGAGGATTCTGACTCTGAAGAATCCAGCAGAGAGGTCATCGAGAGAATTCTCAAGCACGGACCAGGTGCATTCCATGTCCAGTAA